From a region of the Streptomyces tirandamycinicus genome:
- the rplS gene encoding 50S ribosomal protein L19 → MSHVLDAVNAASLRTDLPAFRPGDTVNVHVRVIEGNRSRIQQFKGVVIRRQGSGVSETFTVRKVSFSVGVERTFPVHSPIFEKIELVTRGDVRRAKLYYLRELRGKAAKIKEKREN, encoded by the coding sequence ATGTCGCACGTGCTCGACGCCGTCAACGCCGCCTCGCTGCGGACCGACCTCCCCGCCTTCCGCCCCGGTGACACCGTGAACGTCCACGTCCGCGTCATCGAGGGCAACCGCTCCCGCATCCAGCAGTTCAAGGGCGTCGTCATCCGCCGCCAGGGTTCGGGCGTCAGCGAGACCTTCACGGTCCGCAAGGTCTCCTTCTCCGTCGGCGTCGAGCGCACCTTCCCGGTGCACAGCCCGATCTTCGAGAAGATCGAGCTGGTCACCCGCGGCGACGTCCGCCGTGCCAAGCTCTACTACCTGCGTGAGCTGCGCGGCAAGGCCGCGAAGATCAAGGAGAAGCGCGAGAACTGA
- the lepB gene encoding signal peptidase I: MLALLIKTFLVQAFSIPSDSMMNTLQRGDRVLVDKLTPWFGSEPERGEVVVFHDPGGWLDDTHTPEPNLVQRFLSFIGLMPSSEQKDLIKRVIAVGGDTVSCKKGGKVMVNGKALDETSYIRPGSTPCDDKPFGPIRVPEGRIWVMGDNRDNSLDSRYHQELPYNGTVSNEDVVGRAVVVAWPFDRWSTLPVPDTFDQPGLNAAAPIGGTAVPGALAAAGALPIVLVRRRRLTGGRTGG, translated from the coding sequence GTGCTGGCGCTGCTGATCAAGACCTTCCTGGTGCAGGCGTTCTCGATCCCGTCCGACTCGATGATGAACACGCTGCAGCGGGGCGACCGGGTGCTGGTCGACAAGCTGACTCCCTGGTTCGGCTCCGAGCCCGAGCGCGGCGAGGTCGTGGTGTTCCACGATCCGGGCGGCTGGCTGGACGACACCCACACCCCCGAGCCCAACCTGGTGCAGCGGTTCCTGAGCTTCATCGGCCTGATGCCGTCGTCGGAGCAGAAGGACCTGATCAAGCGGGTCATCGCGGTAGGCGGTGACACCGTCTCCTGCAAGAAGGGGGGCAAGGTCATGGTCAACGGCAAGGCCCTGGACGAGACGTCGTACATCCGCCCGGGCAGCACGCCCTGCGACGACAAGCCGTTCGGGCCGATCCGGGTGCCCGAGGGCCGGATCTGGGTGATGGGCGACAACCGGGACAACTCCCTGGACTCCCGCTACCACCAGGAGCTGCCCTACAACGGCACGGTCAGCAACGAGGACGTCGTGGGGCGGGCCGTGGTGGTGGCCTGGCCGTTCGACCGCTGGTCCACGCTGCCCGTTCCGGACACCTTCGACCAGCCCGGACTGAACGCGGCGGCGCCGATCGGCGGGACCGCCGTGCCCGGCGCACTCGCCGCGGCGGGCGCGTTGCCGATCGTGCTGGTCCGCCGGAGGCGGCTGACCGGCGGGCGAACCGGCGGGTAG
- the rpsB gene encoding 30S ribosomal protein S2: MAVVTMRELLESGVHFGHQTRRWNPKMKRFIFTERNGIYIIDLLQSLSYIDRAYEFVKETVAHGGSIMFVGTKKQAQEAIAEQATRVGMPYVNQRWLGGMLTNFSTVYKRLQRLKELEAIDFEDVAASGLTKKELLVLSREKAKLEKTLGGIREMQKVPSAVWIVDTKKEHIAVGEARKLHIPVVAILDTNCDPDEVDYKIPGNDDAIRSVTLLTRVIADAVAEGLIARSGVATGDSKPGEKAAGEPLAEWERDLLEGEKKADETPAAEAEKPADAEKPADAEQAADAAAEAPAADADKA; this comes from the coding sequence ATGGCCGTCGTCACGATGCGGGAGCTGCTGGAGAGCGGCGTCCACTTCGGTCACCAGACCCGTCGCTGGAACCCGAAGATGAAGCGCTTCATCTTCACCGAGCGCAACGGCATCTACATCATCGACCTGCTCCAGTCGCTGTCGTACATCGACCGCGCCTACGAGTTCGTCAAGGAGACCGTCGCGCACGGCGGCTCCATCATGTTCGTCGGCACGAAGAAGCAGGCGCAGGAGGCCATCGCCGAGCAGGCCACCCGCGTCGGCATGCCCTACGTCAACCAGCGCTGGCTCGGCGGCATGCTCACCAACTTCTCCACCGTCTACAAGCGCCTTCAGCGTCTGAAGGAGCTCGAGGCGATCGACTTCGAGGACGTGGCCGCCTCCGGTCTCACCAAGAAGGAGCTCCTGGTCCTCTCGCGCGAGAAGGCCAAGCTGGAGAAGACCCTCGGTGGCATCCGCGAGATGCAGAAGGTTCCGAGCGCCGTCTGGATCGTCGACACCAAGAAGGAGCACATCGCCGTCGGTGAGGCGCGCAAGCTCCACATCCCGGTCGTCGCGATCCTCGACACCAACTGCGACCCGGACGAGGTCGACTACAAGATCCCGGGCAACGACGACGCGATCCGCTCCGTCACCCTGCTCACCCGCGTGATCGCCGACGCCGTCGCGGAGGGCCTCATCGCCCGTTCCGGCGTCGCGACCGGTGACTCGAAGCCGGGCGAGAAGGCCGCCGGCGAGCCGTTGGCCGAGTGGGAGCGCGACCTGCTCGAGGGCGAGAAGAAGGCCGACGAGACCCCGGCCGCCGAGGCTGAGAAGCCGGCCGACGCCGAGAAGCCGGCCGACGCCGAGCAGGCGGCCGACGCCGCTGCCGAGGCTCCGGCCGCGGACGCCGACAAGGCCTGA
- a CDS encoding DUF2469 domain-containing protein: protein MSAEDLEKYETEMELKLYREYRDVVGLFKYVIETERRFYLTNDYEMQVHSVQGEVFFEVSMADAWVWDMYRPARFVKQVRVLTFKDVNIEELNKSDLELPQG from the coding sequence ATGAGCGCCGAGGACCTCGAGAAGTACGAGACCGAGATGGAGCTGAAGCTCTACCGGGAGTACCGCGACGTCGTCGGTCTGTTCAAGTACGTGATCGAGACCGAGCGTCGCTTCTACCTCACCAATGACTACGAGATGCAGGTGCACTCGGTGCAGGGCGAGGTCTTCTTCGAGGTGTCCATGGCGGACGCCTGGGTCTGGGACATGTACCGGCCGGCCAGGTTCGTGAAGCAGGTCCGGGTGCTCACGTTCAAGGACGTGAACATCGAGGAGCTGAACAAGAGCGATCTGGAGCTCCCCCAGGGCTGA
- a CDS encoding YraN family protein — translation MNATRALGRYGEELAARRLAAGGMAVLARNWRCGRAGEIDIVARDGDTVVVCEVKTRRGGPEGRAPFEHPMAAITTAKADRLRRLAACWLELHGGPPPRGGVRIDLVAVLLPRRGAPRVEHVTGVA, via the coding sequence ATGAACGCGACGCGTGCACTGGGGCGGTACGGCGAGGAACTGGCGGCCCGGCGGCTGGCGGCGGGCGGGATGGCCGTGCTCGCCCGGAACTGGCGATGCGGACGGGCCGGCGAGATCGACATCGTCGCCCGGGACGGCGACACGGTGGTCGTCTGCGAGGTCAAGACGCGCAGGGGCGGCCCGGAGGGGCGGGCGCCCTTCGAACATCCGATGGCCGCGATCACCACGGCCAAGGCGGACCGCCTCAGACGTCTGGCCGCGTGCTGGCTGGAGCTCCACGGGGGACCACCACCCCGCGGCGGGGTGCGGATCGATCTCGTGGCGGTGCTGCTCCCCCGGCGGGGAGCGCCCCGGGTCGAGCACGTGACGGGGGTGGCCTGA
- the lepB gene encoding signal peptidase I encodes MGSRGRRASHRADTRLPTGTRPTDGGRTLPGRAERRRLAKKVKRRRQRSAVKEIPILITVALVIALVLKTFLVQAFVIPSGSMEQTIRIDDRVLVDKLTPWFGSKPERGDVVVFKDPGGWLEDEQTPRPDDPIVVKQVKDVLTFIGLLPSDDEQDLIKRVVAVGGDSVKCCDADGRVTVNGVPLNEPYLHPGNAPSTMRFDVQVPEGRLFVMGDHRSNSADSRFHLDEEYSGTVSEEEVVGRAVVIAWPLDHWRKLEERGTYASVPDARAGTATALGPSHSVSSRDHKGVVLLPSPAELPLVMGVVGLRLLGRRRSHGVRSGCGGCGGRRTVRTRGARGAARAVREAFPRFRQLRRPSPAGRRRFGGR; translated from the coding sequence ATGGGTAGCCGCGGACGCCGTGCGAGCCACCGGGCCGACACCAGGCTGCCCACCGGTACCCGGCCCACCGACGGCGGCCGGACGCTCCCCGGGCGCGCCGAGCGGCGCAGGCTCGCCAAGAAGGTGAAGAGACGGCGGCAGCGCTCCGCGGTCAAGGAGATCCCGATCCTGATCACGGTGGCGCTGGTGATCGCCCTGGTGCTCAAGACGTTCCTGGTGCAGGCGTTCGTCATCCCCTCCGGCTCGATGGAGCAGACGATCCGCATCGACGACCGGGTCCTGGTCGACAAGCTGACGCCCTGGTTCGGCTCCAAGCCCGAGCGCGGCGACGTCGTCGTCTTCAAGGACCCCGGCGGCTGGCTCGAGGACGAGCAGACCCCGCGGCCGGACGACCCGATCGTCGTCAAGCAGGTCAAGGACGTACTGACCTTCATCGGCCTGCTGCCGAGCGACGACGAGCAGGACCTGATCAAGCGGGTCGTCGCCGTCGGCGGCGACTCGGTGAAGTGCTGCGACGCGGACGGCAGGGTCACGGTCAACGGGGTCCCGCTGAACGAGCCGTATCTGCACCCCGGCAACGCCCCGTCGACGATGCGGTTCGACGTGCAGGTCCCCGAGGGCCGGCTCTTCGTGATGGGCGACCACCGGTCGAACTCGGCCGACTCCCGGTTCCACCTCGACGAGGAGTACAGCGGCACCGTCTCGGAGGAGGAGGTCGTCGGGCGCGCCGTGGTCATCGCGTGGCCGCTGGACCACTGGCGCAAACTGGAGGAGAGGGGTACGTACGCCTCGGTGCCCGATGCGCGCGCCGGGACGGCCACCGCACTCGGACCGTCGCATAGTGTGTCCTCCCGGGATCACAAAGGAGTGGTCCTGCTCCCGAGCCCTGCGGAACTCCCGCTCGTTATGGGAGTGGTGGGCCTGCGTCTTCTCGGGCGCCGGCGGTCGCACGGAGTGAGGAGTGGATGTGGGGGATGTGGCGGTAGGCGCACGGTCCGGACACGAGGGGCCCGAGGAGCGGCCCGAGCGGTACGCGAGGCCTTCCCCCGGTTCCGGCAGCTCCGACGGCCTTCCCCCGCAGGGCGACGGCGCTTCGGGGGACGGTGA
- a CDS encoding YifB family Mg chelatase-like AAA ATPase, with product MGFARTCSVALVGVEGVVVEVQADLEPGVAAFTLVGLPDKSLVESRDRVRAAVVNSGAEWPQKKLTVGLSPASVPKGGSGFDLAVACAVLGAAERVDPRAIADLVLLGELGLDGRVRPVRGVLPAVLAAAEAGYQQVVVPERTAGEASLVPGVSVLGVRSLRQLIAVLNDEPVPEEEPDGDGRPGALLAGLVVPGAGPGTGLPADPDRAGSLPDLADVAGQHGARTALEVAAAGRHHLLLQGPPGAGKTMLAERLPSVLPPLTRKESLEITAVHSVAGILPPGEPLVRTPPYCAPHHSATMQSLVGGGQGVPRPGAVSLAHRGVLFLDEAPEFSGKALDALRQPLESGHVIVARSAGVVRLPARFLLMLAANPCPCGRHTLHGAGCDCPPALIRRYQARLSGPLLDRVDLRVEVEPVSRADLLGQGARGEPSASVAARVGEARDRAAARLSGTPWRANSEVPGHELRTRWHTAPGALAAAERDMERGLLTARGMDRVLRVAWTVADLAGRDRPHARDVDLALQLRTGIARGVPAGFGAGR from the coding sequence ATGGGATTCGCCCGCACCTGCTCCGTGGCGCTGGTGGGCGTCGAGGGCGTGGTCGTGGAGGTCCAGGCGGACCTGGAACCGGGGGTCGCGGCCTTCACCCTGGTCGGGCTGCCGGACAAGAGCCTCGTGGAGAGCCGCGACCGGGTCCGGGCGGCGGTCGTCAACTCCGGTGCCGAGTGGCCGCAGAAGAAGCTCACGGTCGGCCTCAGCCCGGCGTCCGTGCCCAAGGGCGGCAGTGGGTTCGACCTCGCCGTAGCCTGCGCGGTCCTGGGCGCGGCCGAGCGCGTCGATCCCAGGGCGATCGCGGATCTGGTGCTCCTCGGCGAGCTCGGCCTGGACGGCAGGGTGCGGCCGGTGCGGGGCGTCCTGCCCGCGGTCCTCGCCGCGGCGGAGGCCGGCTACCAGCAGGTCGTCGTGCCCGAGCGGACCGCGGGCGAGGCCTCGCTCGTGCCGGGCGTCTCGGTCCTCGGCGTGCGCAGTCTCCGCCAGCTGATCGCGGTGCTGAACGACGAGCCGGTGCCGGAGGAGGAGCCCGACGGCGACGGCCGGCCCGGTGCCCTGCTCGCGGGGCTGGTGGTGCCCGGCGCCGGGCCGGGCACGGGACTCCCCGCCGATCCGGACCGGGCCGGCTCCCTGCCCGACCTGGCGGACGTCGCCGGTCAGCACGGGGCACGGACCGCGCTCGAGGTCGCCGCGGCCGGGAGACACCACCTGCTGCTCCAGGGACCTCCGGGCGCGGGCAAGACCATGCTCGCGGAGCGGCTTCCGTCGGTGCTCCCGCCGCTCACCCGCAAGGAGTCCCTCGAGATCACCGCCGTCCACTCGGTCGCGGGCATCCTCCCGCCCGGCGAACCCCTGGTGCGCACCCCGCCCTACTGCGCCCCGCACCACTCTGCGACGATGCAGTCCCTCGTGGGCGGCGGGCAGGGCGTGCCGAGGCCCGGAGCGGTCTCCCTGGCGCACCGGGGCGTCCTGTTCCTGGACGAGGCCCCGGAGTTCTCCGGCAAGGCGCTCGACGCCCTCCGCCAGCCCCTCGAATCGGGTCATGTGATCGTGGCGCGGAGTGCGGGTGTGGTCCGGCTGCCCGCCCGGTTCCTCCTGATGCTCGCGGCCAACCCCTGCCCCTGCGGGCGCCACACCCTGCACGGCGCGGGATGCGACTGCCCTCCCGCGCTGATCCGGCGCTACCAGGCACGGCTCTCCGGCCCGCTGCTCGACCGGGTGGACCTGCGGGTCGAGGTGGAGCCCGTCAGCCGCGCCGACCTGCTGGGCCAGGGCGCCCGCGGCGAGCCGTCCGCGTCCGTCGCGGCCCGGGTCGGGGAGGCGCGGGACCGGGCGGCCGCCCGGCTGTCCGGCACCCCGTGGCGCGCCAACAGCGAGGTGCCCGGCCATGAGCTGCGCACCCGCTGGCACACCGCTCCCGGCGCGCTCGCCGCGGCGGAGCGGGACATGGAGCGGGGGCTGCTCACGGCCAGGGGCATGGACCGGGTGCTCCGGGTCGCCTGGACGGTCGCCGACCTCGCCGGCCGTGACCGGCCCCATGCACGGGATGTGGACCTGGCGCTGCAACTGCGCACGGGCATCGCCCGCGGCGTCCCGGCGGGCTTCGGAGCCGGGCGATGA
- the dprA gene encoding DNA-processing protein DprA: protein MTAGAGEEERRARAALTGVVEPGDERAGGWLRRYGPVELLTRLTAPAGTENPLPGAGEERMRGYRTRAAAARPERDLERVAELGGRFVCPGDPEWPGQLDDLGDARPVGLWVRGPADLRIWALRSVAVVGARACTPYGAHVSGTLASGLAERGWVVVSGAAYGIDAAAHRGALSTGGATVAVLACGVDTVYPRGHTELIGRMVEQGLVVAELPPGAHPTRSRFVLRNRVIAALSRGTVVVEAEYRSGSLATARAAERLGRLTMGVPGPVTSGLSSGVHELLRSGAVLVTDPDEVVELVGDIGELAPARRGPVLPRDLLGPGCARVLEALPVRAALDGREVAVRAGTSPDETLARLYELHSLGFVERRGDRWQLAPGDTTGSNVRRGDA, encoded by the coding sequence ATGACCGCCGGAGCGGGTGAGGAGGAGCGCAGGGCGCGTGCGGCGTTGACAGGGGTCGTCGAACCGGGTGATGAGCGCGCGGGCGGATGGCTGCGCCGGTACGGCCCGGTGGAGCTCCTGACCCGTCTCACCGCGCCCGCCGGGACCGAGAACCCCCTCCCCGGAGCCGGGGAGGAGCGGATGCGGGGCTACCGGACCCGGGCAGCGGCGGCCCGTCCGGAGCGCGATCTGGAGCGGGTGGCCGAGCTGGGCGGGCGTTTCGTGTGCCCGGGGGACCCGGAGTGGCCGGGGCAGCTGGACGACCTCGGAGACGCGAGACCGGTCGGGCTCTGGGTGCGAGGCCCCGCCGACCTGCGGATATGGGCCCTGCGCTCGGTCGCCGTGGTGGGTGCCAGAGCCTGCACCCCGTACGGCGCCCATGTGTCCGGGACACTCGCCTCGGGTCTGGCCGAACGCGGCTGGGTCGTCGTCTCCGGCGCGGCGTACGGGATCGACGCCGCCGCCCATCGGGGTGCCCTGTCCACGGGGGGCGCCACGGTCGCCGTGCTGGCCTGCGGGGTGGACACCGTCTACCCCCGGGGGCACACCGAGTTGATCGGCCGCATGGTCGAACAGGGTCTGGTCGTAGCGGAGTTGCCGCCGGGAGCCCACCCCACACGCAGCCGGTTCGTGCTGCGGAACCGGGTCATCGCGGCCCTGTCGCGGGGCACCGTCGTCGTGGAGGCCGAGTACCGGAGCGGTTCCCTGGCCACCGCCCGTGCCGCGGAGCGCCTCGGACGCCTCACCATGGGTGTTCCCGGCCCGGTGACCAGCGGGCTCTCCTCGGGGGTGCACGAACTGCTGCGCAGCGGGGCGGTGCTGGTCACCGACCCCGACGAAGTGGTCGAACTGGTCGGTGACATCGGTGAACTCGCCCCCGCGCGCCGGGGACCCGTGCTCCCCAGAGACCTTCTCGGGCCCGGCTGCGCACGTGTTCTGGAGGCGCTCCCGGTCCGCGCCGCCCTCGACGGCCGGGAGGTCGCCGTTCGAGCCGGCACCTCGCCCGACGAGACCCTCGCGAGGCTGTACGAACTGCACTCCCTGGGCTTCGTCGAACGCCGAGGGGACCGCTGGCAGTTGGCCCCGGGAGACACAACGGGCTCGAACGTACGGCGAGGCGATGCTTGA
- a CDS encoding NUDIX hydrolase: MPEEPAEGLAPGAAADGPALRRVSRVILLDPDDRVLLLHGFEPDDPDDDWWFTPGGGVEGTESREEAALRELAEETGITEVELGPVIWQRQCSFPFDGRRWDQDEWYYLARTRQTATSLTGLTRLERRSVAGLRWWTSAELSAARETVYPTRLAELLRTLLDEGPPSAPVVLAREVV, encoded by the coding sequence ATGCCTGAGGAGCCCGCGGAGGGCCTGGCACCCGGGGCGGCCGCGGACGGGCCCGCGCTGCGCCGGGTCTCCCGGGTGATCCTGCTCGATCCCGACGACCGCGTGCTGCTGCTGCACGGCTTCGAGCCGGACGATCCGGACGACGACTGGTGGTTCACGCCCGGCGGCGGGGTCGAGGGCACGGAGTCCCGGGAGGAGGCCGCGCTGCGCGAACTGGCCGAGGAGACGGGGATCACGGAGGTCGAGCTGGGGCCGGTGATCTGGCAGCGCCAGTGCTCCTTCCCGTTCGACGGGCGCCGCTGGGACCAGGACGAGTGGTACTACCTGGCGCGTACCCGGCAGACGGCGACCAGCCTGACGGGGCTGACCCGGCTGGAGCGGCGCAGTGTCGCCGGGCTCAGGTGGTGGACCTCCGCCGAACTGTCCGCGGCGCGTGAGACGGTGTACCCGACCAGGCTCGCCGAGCTGCTGCGCACGCTGCTCGACGAGGGGCCTCCGAGTGCGCCCGTGGTCCTGGCCCGGGAAGTCGTCTAG
- a CDS encoding TetR/AcrR family transcriptional regulator: protein MAEHRTMQRAALLDAARSLLSEGGTEALTFPALAERTGLARSSVYEYFRSRAAVVEELCAVDFPVWAAEVEAAMAAADTAEGKVEAYVRRQLELVGDRRHRAVVAISASELDDGAREKIRAAHGGLVAMIVEALGELGHQHPRLAAMLLQGVVDAAVRRIELGAAEEPPAIAEAAVSMALRGVRGA from the coding sequence GTGGCCGAGCACCGGACCATGCAGCGCGCCGCTCTGCTGGACGCCGCACGCTCCCTGCTGTCCGAAGGGGGGACGGAGGCGCTCACCTTCCCCGCCCTCGCCGAGCGCACGGGCCTGGCCAGATCCTCCGTCTACGAGTACTTCCGCTCCCGCGCCGCGGTGGTCGAAGAGCTGTGCGCCGTCGACTTCCCCGTCTGGGCGGCGGAGGTGGAGGCAGCCATGGCGGCCGCGGACACCGCCGAGGGCAAGGTCGAGGCCTATGTGCGCCGTCAGCTCGAGCTCGTCGGCGACCGGCGCCACCGGGCGGTCGTCGCGATCTCGGCGAGCGAGCTGGACGACGGCGCCAGGGAGAAGATCCGCGCCGCGCACGGCGGGCTGGTCGCCATGATCGTGGAGGCGCTCGGGGAGCTGGGGCACCAGCATCCCCGACTCGCGGCCATGCTCCTCCAGGGGGTCGTGGACGCCGCGGTGCGCCGTATCGAGCTGGGCGCCGCCGAGGAGCCCCCCGCCATCGCCGAGGCCGCGGTCTCGATGGCGCTCCGCGGGGTCCGGGGAGCCTGA
- the lepB gene encoding signal peptidase I gives MSGMGRTGNGRGRLGSVLSGLAVAVGCVLFLGGFVWGALLYQPYTVPTDSMSPTVAPGDRVLAERIDGSEVRRGDVVVFTDRVWADAPMVKRVVGIGGDTVACCDADGRMTVDGRAVEEPYLRGEEPASPIGFTVSVPEGKLFLLGDERRTSVDSRAHLQEAGQGTVPAGAVSARLDAVAWPLGGVLERPRSFAALPGGISEPGPIRQVLATVTAGAVLILGGAAWGPLAGLAGRRRRSAGRSGAAGRSGAAADA, from the coding sequence ATGAGCGGAATGGGACGTACGGGCAACGGCCGCGGCCGCCTCGGCAGTGTGCTGTCGGGGCTCGCCGTGGCCGTCGGCTGTGTGCTCTTCCTCGGCGGCTTCGTCTGGGGGGCGCTGCTCTACCAGCCGTACACGGTGCCGACGGACTCGATGTCCCCCACCGTGGCGCCGGGAGACCGGGTGCTGGCGGAGCGGATCGACGGCTCCGAGGTCCGGCGCGGGGACGTCGTCGTCTTCACCGACCGGGTGTGGGCGGACGCGCCGATGGTGAAGCGCGTGGTCGGGATCGGCGGGGACACGGTCGCCTGCTGCGACGCGGACGGCCGGATGACCGTCGACGGCAGGGCCGTCGAGGAACCGTATCTGCGCGGTGAGGAGCCCGCCTCGCCGATCGGTTTCACCGTCTCGGTGCCCGAGGGGAAGCTCTTCCTCCTGGGGGACGAGCGCAGGACCTCCGTGGACTCCCGAGCGCACCTTCAGGAGGCCGGCCAGGGCACGGTGCCGGCCGGGGCCGTCAGCGCCCGGCTGGACGCCGTCGCCTGGCCTCTCGGCGGAGTCCTGGAACGGCCGCGGAGCTTCGCCGCCCTGCCGGGCGGGATCTCCGAGCCCGGGCCCATCCGGCAGGTTCTGGCGACGGTGACGGCCGGTGCCGTGCTGATCCTGGGCGGGGCCGCCTGGGGGCCGCTCGCCGGGCTCGCCGGCCGACGGCGGCGGTCGGCCGGGCGGAGCGGGGCGGCCGGGCGGAGCGGGGCGGCCGCGGATGCCTGA
- the lepB gene encoding signal peptidase I: MDTEALHTERDRSSAPETHGSGAGEGSRSVRVSRQSPRRWSPWRRAGVLGGACAVFLLLLSHFVMQPFLIPSTSMQPALEVGDRVLVNKLAYRFGSEPRRGDVVVFDGTGSFVPEGVAENPVSAAAREGLSALGLAEPSDTDFVKRVVGVGGDRVVCCDKGGRLEVNGVPVDESYLYAGDAASHVPFDIVVPQGTLWVMGDHRSRSRDSRDHLGEPGGGTVPLDRVVGRADWIGWPAGRWSPLPATGAFDRVTAPEGAHG; this comes from the coding sequence ATGGACACCGAAGCACTGCACACGGAGCGCGACCGCTCTTCCGCCCCCGAGACCCACGGGTCCGGCGCCGGAGAGGGGTCGCGCTCCGTGCGCGTTTCCCGGCAGTCCCCCCGGCGGTGGTCCCCCTGGCGGCGAGCCGGTGTCCTCGGCGGTGCCTGCGCCGTCTTCCTGCTGCTCCTCAGCCACTTCGTGATGCAGCCGTTCCTGATCCCCAGCACTTCCATGCAGCCCGCCCTGGAGGTCGGCGACCGGGTGCTGGTGAACAAGCTGGCGTACCGCTTCGGCTCCGAGCCGCGGCGCGGTGACGTGGTCGTGTTCGACGGCACCGGCTCCTTCGTCCCGGAGGGCGTGGCGGAGAACCCGGTCAGCGCCGCCGCCCGGGAGGGGCTCTCCGCCCTCGGGCTCGCGGAACCGTCCGACACCGATTTCGTCAAACGTGTGGTGGGCGTGGGCGGCGACCGCGTGGTCTGCTGCGACAAGGGGGGACGGCTCGAGGTGAACGGCGTACCGGTCGACGAGAGCTATCTGTACGCCGGTGACGCCGCGTCGCACGTGCCCTTCGACATCGTCGTACCGCAGGGGACCCTGTGGGTCATGGGCGACCACCGCAGCAGGTCGCGCGACTCCCGCGACCACCTCGGCGAGCCCGGCGGTGGCACGGTGCCCCTCGACAGGGTCGTCGGACGCGCGGACTGGATCGGCTGGCCGGCCGGCCGCTGGTCCCCGCTGCCGGCGACCGGCGCCTTCGACCGCGTGACCGCGCCGGAAGGCGCCCATGGGTAG
- the whiG gene encoding RNA polymerase sigma factor WhiG, with protein sequence MPQHTSGSDHAAVPPAARGSVRPPAPSSLEELWRSYKATGDERLREQLILHYSPLVKYVAGRVSVGLPSNVEQADFVSSGVFGLIDAIEKFDIERSIKFETYAITRIRGAMIDELRALDWIPRSVRQKARNVERAYATLEAQLRRTPSESEVAAEMGISLEELHSVFSQLSLANVVALEELLHVGGEGGDRLSLMDTLEDTAADNPVEVAEDRELRRLLARAINTLPDREKTVVTLYYYEGLTLAEIGNVLGVTESRVSQIHTKSVLQLRAKLADVAR encoded by the coding sequence ATGCCCCAGCACACCTCCGGGTCTGACCACGCGGCAGTTCCCCCCGCTGCCCGTGGTTCCGTGCGGCCGCCCGCGCCCTCGTCGCTCGAAGAGCTGTGGCGGTCGTACAAGGCCACCGGTGACGAACGGTTGCGGGAGCAGCTGATCCTGCACTACTCACCGCTGGTGAAGTACGTCGCGGGCCGGGTGAGCGTCGGACTGCCGTCCAACGTCGAGCAGGCGGACTTCGTTTCCTCCGGGGTCTTCGGACTCATCGACGCGATCGAGAAGTTCGACATCGAGCGTTCGATCAAGTTCGAGACGTACGCGATCACCCGGATCCGGGGCGCCATGATCGACGAGTTGCGGGCACTGGACTGGATCCCTCGCTCCGTGCGGCAGAAGGCCCGTAACGTCGAGCGTGCGTACGCCACGCTGGAGGCGCAACTGCGGCGCACCCCCTCCGAGAGCGAGGTGGCCGCCGAGATGGGCATCTCGCTCGAGGAACTGCACTCCGTCTTCAGCCAGTTGTCCCTGGCGAACGTGGTCGCCCTGGAGGAACTGCTCCATGTCGGGGGCGAGGGCGGCGACCGGCTCAGCCTCATGGACACCCTGGAGGACACCGCAGCGGACAATCCGGTGGAGGTGGCCGAGGACCGCGAGCTGCGACGCCTCCTCGCCCGCGCCATCAACACGCTCCCCGACCGGGAGAAGACCGTCGTCACCCTCTACTACTACGAAGGCCTGACGCTGGCCGAGATCGGCAACGTCCTGGGCGTCACCGAGAGCCGGGTCAGCCAGATCCACACCAAGTCCGTACTGCAACTCAGGGCGAAACTGGCCGACGTCGCCAGATGA